The Salvia miltiorrhiza cultivar Shanhuang (shh) chromosome 2, IMPLAD_Smil_shh, whole genome shotgun sequence DNA window ttcctagactttttcagttgagtgctaataaagaagctgcaatctgtgaagttggggaatggactgatactggatggtgttgggatttaaggtggagaagagagctaTTTGACagagagagggaaggagtttcggagttccttagccttgtttctggtactaatctgtgtgcaggtaacaaggacggatggacatggagtggcgacattgggagaggctttacaaccaagtccgcttatgaagctattaaagatcaagcaaacgagactacggaggcggtggaggaaactgatatgagtacgaaggtgtggaagatccctattccaaacaaagtcaagcttaccgcatggagaattttgaagaacagaattccgacgtgtgacaatctctcgagaagaaatgtgatgttgtgtgaagttgaggtgggatgtaacgcctgttttcatcggcaggaatccacgaaccacttgttgatccactgtccaaagacctcaaaggtatgggaagcaatctttcaatggctcggagttagcatggcgcagccatatgacgtgtcctcgcactttcagttctttactagtttgagtggccggaaaagaaataagaagctcttgatggctctttggtgttgtactacttggcttatttggaaaatgcgtaatgagagtagatttgagaacaaaagatgggagagtgcaaacttgtttggagaaatcaaagctagagtgtggagttggggtagaatttttggaTTTGTTAACGATGAAGTTGggattcataggtggatgtcgaatgatgaaccaccgatgattttgtaatcttcttggtactactggtgccttttcgttatataatatttacttttcttatcaaaaaaaaaaagtaaaataaatataaagaggaaaaaaaaaaaacgagagGTAGACGACAATAGCCTTGACAAGGTCAAAAAATGGCCGGTTCGATAAACGAAACATgatgtccaaaaatagaagaaTTATTAACTGGAACCAACTCcatagttttaaaataaaataatgaatgtGTGACGCGATTGTCTTtttcttactccctccgtccaccaattcatgtcatactttcctttttggtccgtccactaattcatgtcctacccatttttagtaactatttatatattttttaaatgatgggtcccaataaacaatacactttttctccactaaactaataaacaatacactttgtgaactattttctccactcaattaacaaacaatacacttttttcttaaaactcgtgtttcctcccctaggtcatgaattagtggacggaggaagtatttaaTAATGATGAGGTTTGAAAAAAATACTAAAGTCTATTCTCTCTGACGACCAAAAGAGCCAACAAAAACATCTAAACCCAAATTTAAAAGATACTGTCCCCCATTCTCTCACTTCCACCTTTTCTTATGCGCTTCTTTTTGGCTGAATCTTAATTCCAATTTTAATCCCATCTTCATCCACTTCTAATCTAATTCCACCTAATTAACAGTTTTCCCCTATGAGTCTCATCATTTACTAACTCTAATATTTTTGGAGATACTATCATTCACTAACTTTATTTTAGTttgttatttcaaaaaaaaaaaaacaactttaATTCAGTTTGTTGCGATAAATTATGTTAGGCTCTCGAatagtttaatatatttatagtatatatttatatagagttgaaatCTTATAAATATCATTCCTACGTGATTAACATGCATTTTTTATACATGCAATAATGTTTTACATTTATATAGTAGTATATAATAAGTGATGATAATGATGTTTCTTATTACAATTGTAAATTATCAATACTAATTTTTAGTTTCACGTCAAGAAAAAGTTTCTATACGATTCACCTCCTAATTATATATATCAAGAACTATTCAAATTTATCTCAAAATTTGAgtaatatttgaaatttaaacGCATTTaaaataaagggtaaatatcaatCCACGGCCTAAACTATGGGTTGAATTAtaaaattatcttaaaatattgataaaagtaaaattttgaatagcgATGataagtttatcttgttgtttAAAGAAAAGATTATTTAGTTACTATTATCAGCCATGAATTTCGTTATGATTTTGTTCATATATTTGCTCATAAATGGTCCACATATATTAATATCTATAATGGACtataatgaaatatcatatttCCACGAAATTGATCGGCATAATACACACCGTAACAGCACACTTTCATTTAAAGGAAATTAAAAATGGTTGATCGATCAATAATTTCAACAAGCAAGCTTTGCCAGCTTAAAGTTGAACAGTGCAGAGGAAAATGATGTAATAATCCAAAAAAAGTGTCACTTTGCTTAATAATTCATTTCATACAACCCACAGTCCACAGAGATCTATCAACTCCACAAACAGTCAAATTGAGCGGAAATTAACTCACTTTAATGaatataaaatacatatatataaatattagatatatgTGTTGTTCGTGTATAAATGCTCCCACCGCCATTCACGCTACTTTTAAATTCAAAGCTGCATTATTTAGTTGGCTCGATTATCTAAGCAAAGATATGTAACAGCcttaaatttatagattattTTATTCTAAGTAATCCGTGATTAATATATGATGGGCAGCCCTCAAAAATTTAAAGTTATATGATATGCAGCAATGAAGCTCAGATTGGATATTACGTCGGTCAACTTACAGTGTTATTCATTCGATGGCTTAAATCGTTTCAAAAAAATCGAATGGtacataaatatttaatttttatatattaaaaaaaaatacacatatatatagatgaaagcatataaagactcaaataacatgataaaaaaaaaactatttcaaaatatttatcAACACAAAGAAAATAGAGTTGTTCTTAGTCGTTATTTATTTAACACTATATATGTccattattttcttttgaattatGTTTTTCTAAACACAAAAATAAAGACAAATTTGTCACTCTCATATCTGACCTATATATATTGCAAAAAGTCGTAATAGGTAAATTCTTGCAAAAATGTCTTcagtttataaatatttatgttGGAAAGTTCAGTAGGGACAATTGTTCCCTACAGACTTATTGTAAATTAACATTGTTCTAAATTCTTTTTTGTTAAATATAATGTAGAATATGATGGCCCATATATAAGGGGAAAACAGTATGAGGTAGTTATAATTCAACATAACAAGCAATCAATTTAGATGCAGGGCCAGATCCAAAATTCGATAATAGAATGGAATGTAGAATAAACATTTCGACCGATGATAACGATGTTAATGTCACAATGGTCGCCGAAGGAGTAGGAAAAAAGAAACACGAGTCTGATTTCTTCACTAGCATAGCACACTTTACAAAtacaacaattttattttaagttttgaattacaatattttttagggttaaggtgcagatgcaCCCCTATAGCGTATTGTTATCCATAGTCGACATTGGATCAAATAGGCCTCCAAATCTCAcaatttaagcaattaaaccCACATTCCAAACGGCTGTTTggttagattaattttttttgggaaaaTGGGGCCCACCTAACACATTCAGCCACTGCGACGATCTCCCTTACCCGTTGGGATTCCGACCACCGAAAAAACGTCGGAGGCACCAGGGGAACAAAAATCTTCAGAATTTCTGGGTGAATTCTCTGCGAAACACAGCTAACAACTCGCCTATACcttgggtgatttctctgcgAGGTGAGAAGAGGGGGCAACTGCCTTGTTTTCGTCAGGATAGATGAGTCGACGGTGAGTCTTCtagagcaggcggcggcggtgacCTGCGGGTCTACTGCTCGTCGGACGAAAGCGGAGAGGGAGTTCAGCATCGACCTCGTTGGAAGCTCAGGAGTGGTGGTGATTTCAACTTGAGCCGGGAGAACCTAGGGAATATAATTACCGGATGAAATTGAAGGTGTAAAATCAGCATATTGCTGTTCTTGACATCCTCTCATTCAGCCCTTCAAGACGAGCTTCCAAAGTCGATGGAGAGTTATTTGTAGGGTTGAGACATTGTTGGAGTATGTCAACGTAGAAGTTGTCGAGAAACTCCAATAATTTTTCACTATTGGCAGAGTTTTTTTGCAGATCGAGAAACGCCGTAACAAATTGTTGATTGGTTTGGAGCTGCCGCTCATACGAGTTCACGCCAATGGTGTAAGCGGCGGCCATAGTTTTagcagagagagaagagaagggtTGAATCAGCCgattttgaaattaaataataataataataataaataacgGACTCCAAACGGCCGTTTGGAGTGTGGGTTTAATTGCTTATATTGTGAGACTTGGGGGCTTATTTGATCCAATGTCGACTATAGAGAGTaatacgctataagggcctcTACTATAGGGGTGCATCTGCATCTTAACCCTATTTTTTATTAGGCTAATTTTAAGTTGGGATTAATATCACACATAACTATAAGAAAAAATTTGAAGCTTGCACTAGATTGGAGCCCAGTGCATATAACACATAGTTCACCCATAATTAGACGTTATTGCAAAATTGTTAGGGTTAAATAACCCTCATTTTCTttctaaataaattatattattcttaaaatatactccatctgtccatgaaagaacttcctaggagggagtgccacgggttttaagaaaaaatgttgttgagtgtattgagagtggataaaatgtagttgagtatattgagagtggtgaaaatgtgttataattaatattgagagttgtgaaaagtgaaaagtaagagtaattataagtggtggggtatagtccaaaaataggtagaaagtttttttgtggacgtcccaaaaaagaaatataggaagttctttcatggacggagggagtataataaatATACcataattcatgattttttttattgatgtaTAAAAAGTAAGTGCTGAAGTAGTAAtaattatatgttttttttttttgagggaaaatgAGAGATAACTTTATTGATCAAAAGAACATGGGAGATGGAGATGACCCACCACAGAGACCggaggttcattccaaacatgatgtGAAATAATATCTCTCGAAGCTTTAGCTAGACAATGAGCAACACCATTGCGCTCACGCTTAATAAACTGAATACTAACACCCGACATCGaacggagctcggctcgaactGAGGCAGCAATGACGCCCAACTCCACAACGTTCATCTCATTCGAACTTATAGCGTCACAAGCCCTTTTGCAATCCGACTCCACCACGCCATTCACAAAACCAAGAGCCTTGATCCAGGACAGTGCTTGTTTAATACCAATCAGCTCGCCTTTCTCAACACTGCAACAACCAGGAAACTTAATGGATTTGCCAACAATGAACTCCCCATCATGGTTCCAAACCACCGCCCCAATACCCATCGTCTGATCGTCCTTGAAGAACGCTGCATCAACATTACACTTGATAATCCCCAAAGGAATTGAGTGTCAGCCTAAGCAGATGGTCGGCGGGGACGCTCGAGTGCTCGTATGAACAGACGGCTCCCGAGCTAGATTCTAGTCAGCCCAGGCCGACGCAGCAGCAGAGACAGAATGAGCAGCAACCGGAGTCTTATCTTTCCAAACCACACCATTACGATCTCTCCAAATTTTCCACAACAACATATAAGCTCGAACTTTAAACTCACCATCCAAGTGaccaaaaatctgaaaaatcgCATGAATAAAATAATCACTATTGctagtaatattatttataaccCCATGCATACGACTAATCCGCCAACAATCTTCCGCAAAAGGATAATGAATAAAGGTACGCCAAGAATTCTCAAAACCCCGTTTGTAAATGGGACACTCACCGCCAACCGCAACACCACGAGCCAAGAGCCTTTCTTTAGAGGGCAGATTATTTTCTTGCCACACGCCAAAGGAAGTTCTTAACTTTTGGCGGAACCTTGATTTTCCAAAGATTATCCCATTGACCTTCCACTTTATAGGTTACATCAAGAGTAAGCGAACTAGCGAACTTGTAAGCCGACTTAACCGAGTAGCGGCCATTGTTTGAGTGGTGCCAAATGAGTTTATCATGGCCAGCATGAGGTAGAACAAGAATACTTATAATCTCATGGACATCAGCCTTCGGAACCAGAGTGCGAAGAAAATCGATATCCCAATTTGAGGTTCCAGGAATTAATGTTTCCTAAACCATGAGATCAGCGAGCTCCAGGGGGCATAAGCTCAACGACACCTTAAAAGACTCTTTCGTGCGCAACTAAGGATCCTTAAAAAACCACCCTCGATCCATCACCAATCATCCACCGAGTCCTCATACGAATCAAGTCTTAAGCCGAGAAAATGCTACACCAAGTAAAGCTTGGGCTATGCCCGACCTTAGTCGTAAGAAAATCTCCATGCGGAAAATACTAAGCTTTCAACACCTGACACACAAGAGCCTCCGACTTCTCAATAAGCCGCCAGTCGATCTTCCCTAACAAGGCCACAATTAAAAGTTGAAAGCTCCGAAAACCAAAGCCACCCAATTTCTTGTCAACACAAAGCTTTTCCCACTTTAGCCAATGAATGCTCTTGTTGGTCGTGCCTTTACTCCCCCACCAAAATGAATTGAGCATACGTTCCAACTCATCAGTTAAACCAACAAGAAGAGAAAAAATCCCCATGCAAAAAGAATGAACAACATGTGCAACACCTTTAATCAAGATCTCTTTGCCCGTTTTCGAGAGCTTCTTATCATTCCACCTTTGAACCCGTTGCTACATTCTATCACGAAGGTAGTTAAAAATCTCCCGCTTTTTCCTTCCCACGAGCGACGAAAGACCAACATAGCGGCCCATGTTGAGGGGAAGAGATACATTCATGATAGAGGATATATTCGCCTAAACCGCACTACTCATATTCGCACTGAAGAAAATCCCGAACTTTTGCAAGCTAATAGAGCCTACCCCGACGCCTCCTCATAATCCCTAAGCACCTTCTTATGTACCTCACACTCCTGACTCGTGGCAcggtaaaaaaaatacaatcatTGGCAAACATAATGTGAGAGATAGTCGGGCCACCACTCCCAATTTTCACACCATGCATCGAGCCTCGATCAGTCTCGTGCTTCACCATGGCAGATAATCCCTCCGCACAAAGAATAAACAAGTAAGGAGAGAACGGATCTCCCTGCCGAAGACCCCAACTCGAAATAATAGGCCCAACCGCATCATTATTAACTAAAACATCATACGTCATCGTCTGAACACGCATTCTGATCCAATCGCGCCATTTATCACAGAAACCAAGTCGCCGCAAGATAGCGTCCAGATAGCCCCAATTAACTATATCGTAGGTTTTGCTAATATCAATCTTGAAAGCAAACAAGCCAAACTTGCCCCTCGTTTTCCACTTCATGGTGTGAATTGCTTCCAAAGCAATAAGAATATTATCCTAGATAAGTCGCCCCTCAACAAAAGTGGACTAAGCTCGGTCTATAAGGCCAGGCAACACAGATTTCAAACGATTGCAAAGTACTTTGGATACAATCTTATAAAGAACATTAGAGAGGGCGATGAGCCGCAACTCCTTCATATTAGTAGGCGTATCAACCTAGGGAATAAGAGaaattaaagtatgattaatgcCCGGCGGAAAAGCACCTTCGTTAAGCCACATAGAACAACTGTGATAAATGTCTTCGCCCAACACACTCCAGAACTTCTGATAAAACGTGGGGTTAAAACCATCCGGGCTGGGTGATTTATCCAGATGCATTTGGAAAGGAGCAGTcctgaattcctcaatactaAAAACCCTCGTGAGATCATTATTCATGTCTGAATCAATACATGGGCGAGGTCTATCAAGAACAACGTGAAAGTCAGGCTGCTCCTGTAGTTTGTTAAAAAGATTCACAAAATAGCTTCGGGCAACCTCCCTAATCTCATCGACACTATGAGCCCAGCTACCATTCTCCCTCTGTAATTTAATGATAGAATTCTTCTATCGCCGAGCCAAAGCCATAGCATGGAAAAACCTAGTATTCGTATCCCCATCTTTTAACCAATGTTGCTTAGCCTGTTGTTTCCAATAAGTCTCTTCACGAAGAAAAATATGAGCGAGTTCACCACAGGCAGCTTTCAAACGTCGAACAGAAACAACATCTCTACATCCTTGGAGGGAAGAAATTAAAGTTTGAAGACTCGCCTTATCCCGCACCTTATTCTTTCGCAAATAACGAGCCCAAATAGACAGAGAATCCGAAATTGCCATGAGTATCTCCGTGATGCTAATACCATGGAGGTTCGTCCAGTACTCGCGAACCACCTTAGGAAGTTCCGGCTCCAAACACCAGCTATTCTCAAAACGGAACCTACGATGAGGCAGCGAATTCACCACGTTCACACATTTGAGCAAGGGGACATGATCCGACATAGGGACCGGGAGTGAAGTGAGAGTAGCTCTGGGAAAAAGACTCTTCCAATTCGAGGTATCCATACCTCTGTCCAGACGTTCTTCAACAAAGTTTATCGTTCCCAAACCGCGAGACCAagtaagggtgcgttctctttgattgtaaatttatcatgagaaaatgatgaataaccaaaatttcaccctttaaatcttttttttcttttatctcaTTTCCTGTTTGACctttactcattcctcattttcactacaaatgagggataatattatccccctttgtagtgaaaatgaggaataagtaatggtcaagtaggaaatgaggaaaaagaaaggaatgatttaaagggtgagattttgtttatccctcatttatctcatgataaatttacaaccaaagaaaacgCACCCTAAAAGGATAACTAGGTAACGGAACATCCGAGAGACCACACTCGAGAACCGCCGACCGAAAACTAGTAAATAACCATTGGGGATGATCAACACGCCCTCGCTTATCTCCCGAATCAAGCAAGTCGCTAAAATCTCCCAAAGTAATATATGTTCTAAAATCAATTCGCTTAACTAGTTTACTAAGAAATTAGGAGTCGAGTAATATGATGCTTATATTCACGCATCAAGGATGGAAAATAAGTAAAAATGGGCTGCtcgagaaaatattttattatgttCGCAGAAAAATTTTCATCATAGTAAATATgtaaaaatgtaaaaatgatggaaatatatttttctattgTGTCTGTGTTTTGACACTTGACTAGGTCCTCGACTTTTCTAGAGAAAATCTAATCCAAATAGTTCAACTCATTTCACATCCCACCAAGAAAAGCAGAAGCTGGAGAGAGCACCCCTACCGTTGCTTTTAGGTGCCCTAGAAAAGACTAATTATCTGCTTTATTTGGACTAGCAATATTCAATTTATAGCTGTTTTTTAAGCTAAAAGCTAAAATCAGCTTATTGCAGTAGTTCGCATACAGCGTGTATGAAAGTTATAAGCAAACTTTCTAATTTAATCTATTTCgataattttatgatatattaaAAGGATAAGGTCAATACGTATTTCTTGAACTATGTTAGGATATTTGGTAGAAGAAGGAAAGAAATACAAGTACACATAAAAAGCTGCGTACATATTTGGAACCATCAAAAGGAAAATTTACTTCCTCATCTCCCAAAAAAAAGCAACATTTACTTGCATAATTGAAACCAAAAAAGAGTATTAACTTTGAAATAACAAGGAACTGTTTATCACATTATTATCTTGTGTGAGATTAAACGTGAAAGAGATGAAGTACTTAAAATTTCGTCAGCGACAGcttttctaattaattaatgtttctAAAAACCAATTAAAATAGTGTCTTTGATCAAACAAAAAAGCATTATTACAATTATTTCCATTTATGTTAAGAAATTTCTCGATCTATTTCGTCAAAGAAAAATAACCTCACAACTAGGATAAGGTAGTTGAGTTATTTTATATCTTGCTACAGTAAATGAATGGGATCCAGGTTTGAAAATGTTTTCACAATTACATCCAGTAAAATATTTATCATAACATAAGCAGTAAATTAATACCACCATTAAATACGTACACCAACTAACTTGATCAAATTTATTCttgatcaatatatatatatatatttaattatttatttattttattaccaaacatatttaaaatactactccctccgtcccgcttcaaataTCCCACTTTTAATAATGAaacgtcccactccaaatgtctcataaTATCTTTTTTTGCAATCCACTCtctttatacttaatatttaaacaattttcaccTATTTGCTTTATTTactttatacccactttatctattttatatacattttttaatttttgtgcccAAAGAAAGGAAACATTTGAAGCCGAACgggggagtaatttttaaatttcatgtCAAAAAAATTTACCAATTTAGGTGGACGGGAAGTAGAGAAACATActcctatataaatatagaatattttatttgatcttAGCATTGCAAATCCAAGTATCCGAGAATTAAGCTGTGGCCGACAGATGGTTCCTCCCCTCACATGCAAACAAATCCAAAACTAACGCCACTTGATTATTTTTCACACACatccctttctctctctgcaCTCCCAAATCTCAATGCAAAGACAAAATTTCTACTATAAACAAAAAGATTTCTTAAATAGACCCATATATTCACAAAAACAATTTACAATATGTAAAATAATATCAATGAAAATACTGGGAATTAATTTCTCTGCATTTCTATTTCCTTCATCCGCATAAAATGCCAACTATCTTTGCcccatataaatatatttatataaatctGTGAAGTCCATTTTTGAGATGGCCCACAAAATGATTTTCCTGCAAGGATGGTTGGCATTTGACTGAATACAAATGTTATtcaacatataatatatatatatatataatatatatatagatatgaaTTAGAATTCCGAAAATTGAAAGGCGTTTTGGGTCTTGATTCTTTTGAACTGCGGCTGAGGCGAGGAGGAAACCGAGGAGGAATTGGAAGCGACTGCCCAAGAATCGTTTGAGGAATCTGAGATGAATGAGAGATCAAACAGCCCTGTTGGGCTGCAAGGCAAAGATCCCATCTTTCTTTTGTTGTTGGCGTCGATTCCGACATTCGTGGCCAC harbors:
- the LOC131009824 gene encoding uncharacterized protein LOC131009824, which produces MDTSNWKSLFPRATLTSLPVPMSDHVPLLKCVNVVNSLPHRRFRFENSWCLEPELPKVVREYWTNLHGISITEILMAISDSLSIWARYLRKNKVRDKASLQTLISSLQGCRDVVSVRRLKAACGELAHIFLREETYWKQQAKQHWLKDGDTNTRFFHAMALARR